One segment of Akkermansiaceae bacterium DNA contains the following:
- the gcvP gene encoding aminomethyl-transferring glycine dehydrogenase, with protein MYNDFCSRHVGSVGDTREGLIKGLGYERIADLIDDAVPSNIRGGDPLELPRALSETAALERLKGIMSKNKVLKSYIGQGYSGTIVPAVIQRNILENPGWYTAYTPYQAEIAQGRLEALLNFQTMIADLTGLDVAGASLLDEGTAAAEAMTLAKSGKPRGTTMFVADTCHPQTIKVVQTRAEPLGIQIEVGDWKAFDPAGCDGIFAVLVQYPDTNGAIEDYAEFIDKAHAAGALAIVAADILALTVLRAPGEFGADICVGNSQRFGVPFGFGGPHAAFMACSDNLKRKMPGRLIGVSIDSQGKPGYRLSLQTREQHIRRDKATSNICTAQVLLAVMASMYAVYHGPQGLKQIAYNTHFAARICAASLKQAGFELTSESYFDTITVKTPGKADDILAAAVGIGINLRRVDADHVGIACDETMGCMEGMLVLKAFGVEDADIPEYNETAWDGIHDRGSEFCTAPVFNSYHSETEMLRYLARLEKKDLALNESMIALGSCTMKLNATAEMMPLSWPEVGNIHPFVPDDQSVGYREMLDELSDWLARITGFAAVSLQPNAGSQGEYAGLLAIRRYHLAKGDTGRDICIIPTSAHGTNPASAVMAGFRVVPVACDDQGNIDVSDLKAKAEQHAEKLGALMVTYPSTHGVYESTIVEICQLIHANGGQVYMDGANMNAQVGLTSPGLIGADVCHLNLHKTFCIPHGGGGPGVGPIGVAEQLVPYLPGHASMENEEAPVCSAAYGSASINTISWMYIAMMGAEGLTEATKIAILNANYVAKRLNDCFPVLYTGNKGLVAHECIIDLRELSDLSGITVEDVAKRLMDYGYHAPTMSWPVGGTLMIEPTESESKAELDKFCDAMISIHGEIQAVIDGRADKEDNVLKNAPHTAEMVISDSWSHPYSREQAAYPVSSLRDHKFWPSVGRIDNVHGDRNLVCSCAGMEAYGE; from the coding sequence ATGTATAATGATTTCTGTAGCCGCCATGTCGGCAGTGTCGGGGATACCCGCGAGGGGTTGATCAAAGGTCTCGGATACGAGCGCATTGCCGACCTCATCGATGATGCCGTGCCGTCCAATATCCGTGGTGGCGATCCGTTGGAACTACCACGCGCTCTGAGCGAAACCGCTGCCTTGGAGCGCCTGAAGGGTATCATGAGCAAAAACAAGGTGCTCAAGTCCTACATCGGCCAAGGTTATAGTGGCACGATTGTCCCGGCTGTGATCCAGCGCAATATCCTCGAAAACCCGGGTTGGTACACCGCCTACACACCTTACCAGGCGGAAATCGCCCAGGGGCGCCTGGAAGCTCTACTCAATTTCCAGACCATGATCGCCGATCTCACCGGTCTTGACGTAGCCGGCGCATCACTGCTCGACGAAGGGACGGCTGCCGCCGAAGCGATGACCCTTGCCAAATCCGGCAAGCCCCGTGGCACGACCATGTTTGTCGCGGATACATGCCACCCCCAGACCATCAAAGTCGTGCAGACGCGCGCCGAGCCGCTCGGTATCCAGATCGAAGTAGGCGATTGGAAAGCGTTCGATCCCGCCGGATGCGATGGCATTTTTGCGGTTTTGGTCCAGTATCCCGATACCAATGGCGCCATAGAAGACTACGCGGAATTTATCGATAAAGCCCATGCGGCCGGTGCTCTCGCTATCGTCGCCGCCGATATCCTCGCGCTCACGGTACTCCGGGCACCCGGTGAATTTGGCGCTGATATCTGTGTCGGAAATAGCCAGCGCTTTGGCGTGCCCTTCGGCTTCGGTGGTCCCCACGCAGCATTTATGGCATGCTCGGATAATCTGAAGCGCAAGATGCCGGGCCGCCTGATCGGGGTATCCATCGATTCCCAAGGCAAACCTGGCTACCGCCTCTCATTACAAACCCGGGAGCAGCACATCCGTCGTGACAAGGCAACGTCCAACATCTGTACAGCGCAGGTGCTGCTGGCTGTAATGGCATCGATGTATGCTGTGTACCATGGGCCCCAAGGGCTCAAACAAATTGCCTACAATACCCACTTTGCCGCCCGCATTTGCGCGGCAAGCCTGAAGCAGGCGGGCTTCGAACTCACCAGTGAAAGCTACTTCGACACCATCACGGTAAAGACACCTGGCAAAGCCGACGATATTCTCGCCGCGGCTGTCGGCATTGGCATCAATTTGCGTCGCGTCGATGCTGACCACGTGGGCATTGCATGTGATGAAACCATGGGCTGCATGGAAGGTATGCTCGTGCTCAAAGCCTTTGGCGTCGAGGACGCGGATATCCCCGAATACAATGAAACGGCGTGGGATGGCATTCACGACCGTGGTTCCGAGTTCTGCACGGCTCCTGTTTTCAATAGCTACCATTCTGAAACCGAGATGCTGCGCTACCTGGCGCGTCTTGAGAAAAAGGACCTTGCGCTCAACGAGTCGATGATCGCTCTCGGCTCATGCACCATGAAACTCAACGCCACCGCCGAGATGATGCCCCTCAGTTGGCCGGAGGTTGGAAATATCCATCCGTTCGTTCCGGACGATCAATCCGTCGGCTACCGCGAGATGCTCGATGAGTTATCCGATTGGCTGGCACGCATCACTGGTTTTGCCGCTGTCTCACTCCAGCCCAACGCAGGCTCACAGGGGGAATATGCAGGTCTGTTAGCCATTCGCCGATATCATCTGGCCAAGGGTGATACCGGGCGCGATATCTGTATCATCCCGACATCCGCACATGGAACCAACCCGGCTTCCGCAGTGATGGCTGGTTTTAGGGTGGTGCCCGTAGCTTGTGACGACCAGGGGAATATCGATGTTTCCGATCTCAAGGCAAAAGCCGAACAGCACGCTGAGAAGCTGGGCGCCCTGATGGTAACCTACCCGTCTACCCACGGCGTCTACGAGTCCACCATCGTGGAAATTTGTCAATTGATTCACGCCAACGGGGGGCAGGTCTATATGGATGGCGCCAACATGAACGCCCAGGTCGGCCTGACAAGCCCCGGCCTCATCGGTGCCGATGTTTGCCACCTGAACCTGCACAAAACCTTCTGTATCCCACACGGCGGGGGTGGCCCCGGTGTCGGACCGATTGGTGTGGCCGAGCAACTTGTCCCTTACCTTCCCGGCCATGCCAGCATGGAAAACGAAGAAGCTCCTGTCTGTTCAGCCGCTTACGGAAGTGCCAGTATCAACACGATCTCATGGATGTATATCGCCATGATGGGGGCCGAGGGACTCACCGAGGCCACCAAGATCGCCATCCTCAATGCCAATTACGTCGCCAAGCGACTCAACGATTGTTTCCCCGTGCTTTACACGGGTAACAAAGGACTTGTCGCCCACGAGTGTATCATCGATCTGCGCGAGCTTTCCGATCTCAGCGGCATCACCGTCGAAGACGTCGCCAAACGTCTCATGGACTACGGCTACCACGCGCCCACCATGAGCTGGCCCGTCGGTGGCACATTGATGATCGAGCCTACCGAGTCCGAGTCGAAAGCCGAGCTCGACAAGTTCTGCGATGCGATGATCTCCATCCACGGTGAAATCCAAGCCGTCATCGACGGTCGCGCCGACAAGGAGGACAACGTACTCAAAAACGCCCCGCATACGGCTGAAATGGTCATCTCCGACAGCTGGAGCCACCCTTACAGCCGCGAACAGGCGGCCTATCCGGTCAGTTCTCTCCGCGACCACAAATTCTGGCCATCCGTCGGACGTATCGACAACGTCCATGGCGACCGCAACCTTGTCTGCTCCTGCGCAGGTATGGAGGCATACGGAGAGTAG
- the gcvH gene encoding glycine cleavage system protein GcvH, which produces MNVPANLRYTSDHEWLLLEGDIAKVGITDHAQEELTDVVFVELPEMGRSCDAGDPVAVVESVKAASDIYVPVAGEIVEGNMALEADPALINTDPYGEGWIFKIRLNDPSSADDLMDADAYRGLLG; this is translated from the coding sequence ATGAACGTTCCAGCAAATCTCCGTTACACCTCAGACCATGAGTGGCTTCTTCTCGAGGGCGACATCGCCAAAGTAGGTATCACCGATCACGCCCAGGAAGAACTCACCGATGTTGTTTTTGTTGAATTGCCCGAAATGGGACGCAGCTGCGATGCCGGCGACCCCGTCGCTGTCGTCGAGTCTGTGAAAGCCGCCAGTGATATCTATGTCCCGGTAGCCGGTGAAATCGTAGAAGGCAATATGGCGCTTGAAGCCGACCCCGCACTCATCAACACGGACCCCTACGGCGAGGGCTGGATTTTTAAAATCCGACTCAACGATCCATCTTCCGCAGACGACCTCATGGATGCGGATGCCTACCGTGGGTTGCTTGGCTAA